A single genomic interval of Nocardioides nitrophenolicus harbors:
- the argH gene encoding argininosuccinate lyase, with protein sequence MSTNTGKLWGGRFEGGPSPELDALSRSTHFDWRLGLYDIAGSHAHAKALGAAGLLTADEEAELHRGLDALAQRFTDGSLRPDPSDEDVHGALERLLIEEVGPDVGGKLRAGRSRNDQIATLFRCYLLDHSVTVAGLVLDLVDALAAQADAHLTSVDGGPAIMPGRTHLQHAQPVLLSHHLLAHAWALLRDVERLGDWRRRVAGDSPYGSGALAGQSLGLDPELVARELGFTGSTANSIDGTASRDFVAEFAYVAAQTGIDVSRIAEEVILWATKEFGFATLHDSWSTGSSIMPQKKNPDISELARGKAGRLVGNLTGLLTTLKALPLAYNRDLQEDKEPVFDSVDTLEVLLPAFTGQIATLVFDTDRMGELAPQGFSLATDIAEWLVKQGVPFRIAHELAGACVRECEGRGIELDQLTDEQFAAISPHLTPDVRSVLTVEGSVASRDGRGGTAPVRVAEQLADLRKRVLEARSAR encoded by the coding sequence ATGAGCACCAACACCGGCAAGCTGTGGGGCGGACGCTTCGAGGGCGGACCCTCGCCGGAGCTGGACGCCCTCTCGCGCTCCACCCACTTCGACTGGAGGCTGGGGCTCTACGACATCGCCGGGTCCCACGCGCACGCCAAGGCCCTCGGCGCCGCCGGCCTGCTCACCGCCGACGAGGAGGCCGAGCTGCACCGAGGCCTCGACGCGCTCGCCCAGCGCTTCACCGACGGCTCGCTGCGGCCCGACCCGTCCGACGAGGACGTCCACGGGGCTCTCGAGCGGCTGCTGATCGAGGAGGTCGGCCCCGACGTCGGCGGCAAGCTCCGTGCCGGGCGCTCGCGCAACGACCAGATCGCCACGCTCTTCCGCTGCTACCTGCTCGACCACTCGGTCACCGTCGCGGGCCTGGTGCTCGACCTGGTCGACGCGCTCGCCGCCCAGGCGGACGCGCACCTGACGTCGGTCGACGGGGGACCGGCGATCATGCCCGGCCGCACCCATCTCCAGCACGCCCAGCCCGTGCTGCTCTCCCATCACCTGCTCGCCCACGCGTGGGCGCTGCTGCGTGACGTCGAGCGGCTGGGGGACTGGCGGCGCCGGGTGGCCGGCGACTCGCCGTACGGCTCCGGGGCTCTGGCCGGCCAGAGCCTGGGCCTGGACCCGGAGCTGGTCGCCCGCGAGCTCGGCTTCACCGGGTCCACGGCCAACTCGATCGACGGCACCGCATCGCGCGACTTCGTCGCCGAGTTCGCCTACGTCGCGGCGCAGACCGGCATCGACGTCAGCCGGATCGCGGAGGAGGTCATCCTCTGGGCGACCAAGGAGTTCGGCTTCGCCACGCTCCACGACTCCTGGTCGACGGGGTCGAGCATCATGCCGCAGAAGAAGAATCCCGACATCTCCGAGCTGGCCCGCGGCAAGGCCGGCCGGCTGGTCGGCAACCTGACCGGGCTGCTCACCACGCTCAAGGCCCTCCCGCTCGCCTACAACCGCGACCTGCAGGAGGACAAGGAGCCGGTCTTCGACTCCGTCGACACCCTCGAGGTGCTGCTCCCGGCGTTCACCGGCCAGATCGCCACGCTCGTCTTCGACACCGACAGGATGGGGGAGCTGGCCCCCCAGGGCTTCTCGCTCGCCACCGACATCGCCGAGTGGCTGGTCAAGCAGGGCGTCCCGTTCCGGATCGCCCACGAGCTCGCCGGCGCCTGCGTGCGCGAGTGCGAGGGACGCGGCATCGAGCTCGACCAGCTCACCGACGAGCAGTTCGCGGCCATCTCGCCCCACCTGACACCCGACGTACGCAGCGTGCTGACGGTCGAGGGCTCGGTCGCCTCCCGCGACGGACGTGGCGGCACGGCCCCCGTCCGCGTCGCCGAACAGCTCGCTGACCTGCGCAAACGCGTTCTGGAGGCCCGCTCCGCACGGTGA
- a CDS encoding NUDIX hydrolase: MHDEPTRRTVARVLPVSSEGRVLLLLGCDPALPEVRYWFSIGGALDPGESHAEAGARELREETGIVVAPDALGEPFGGFEVSFSWDGRDYVNDSTLFALPLEETPISFEGLDQLESQSIFDAAWWTPDELDHDGRAVDPRLIDQMRAAIAHVRRD; the protein is encoded by the coding sequence GTGCACGACGAGCCGACGCGGCGCACGGTCGCGCGGGTGCTGCCGGTCAGCAGCGAGGGCAGGGTCCTGCTGCTGCTCGGCTGCGACCCGGCGCTGCCGGAGGTGCGCTACTGGTTCAGCATCGGCGGCGCCCTCGACCCGGGGGAGTCCCACGCCGAGGCCGGCGCCCGGGAGCTGCGCGAGGAGACCGGCATCGTCGTCGCCCCGGACGCGCTCGGGGAGCCGTTCGGCGGCTTCGAGGTGTCCTTCTCCTGGGACGGGCGCGACTACGTCAACGACTCGACGTTGTTCGCGCTCCCCCTCGAGGAGACGCCCATCAGCTTTGAGGGGCTCGACCAGCTGGAGTCGCAGTCGATCTTCGACGCCGCCTGGTGGACCCCCGACGAACTCGACCACGACGGCCGCGCGGTGGATCCGCGGCTGATCGACCAGATGCGGGCGGCGATCGCGCACGTCCGGCGTGACTGA
- the argG gene encoding argininosuccinate synthase — protein sequence MSKVLTSLPQGERVGIAFSGGLDTSVAVAWMRDKGAIPCTYTADIGQPDEPDIAGVPARAKQYGAEIARAVDIKPQLVEEGLAALACGAFHIRSGAKAYFNTTPLGRAVTGTMLVRAMQADDVNIWGDGSTYKGNDIERFYRYGLMANPELRIYKPWLDAAFVDELGGRHEMSEWLVAHGLPYRDATEKAYSTDANIWGATHEAKTLEHLDVSLETVEPIMGVKFWDPSVAIEAEDVSVGFEAGRPVALNGRRYDDPVALVLEANAIGGRHGLGMSDQIENRIIEAKSRGIYEAPGMALLFTAYERLLNAIHNEDTLANYHLEGRKLGRLLYEGRWLDPQALMLRESIQRWIASLVTGTVTLRLRRGDDYTILRTEGDNFSYHPEKLSMERVENAAFGPTDRIGQLTMRNLDIADSRAKLEAYAGQPLDQGTVLVEHGTLFGELPAGGFDQITANPEGGDEGEAILEEVAMELGTD from the coding sequence TTGAGCAAGGTCCTGACCTCCCTTCCCCAGGGAGAGCGCGTCGGCATCGCCTTCTCCGGCGGCCTCGACACCTCCGTCGCGGTGGCGTGGATGCGTGACAAGGGTGCGATCCCGTGCACCTACACCGCCGACATCGGCCAGCCCGACGAGCCCGACATCGCCGGTGTCCCCGCGCGTGCGAAGCAGTACGGCGCCGAGATCGCCCGCGCCGTCGACATCAAGCCCCAGCTGGTCGAGGAGGGCCTGGCCGCCTTGGCGTGCGGCGCCTTCCACATCCGCTCGGGTGCGAAGGCCTACTTCAACACCACACCGCTGGGCCGCGCCGTCACCGGCACCATGCTGGTCCGCGCCATGCAGGCCGACGACGTCAACATCTGGGGCGACGGCTCGACGTACAAGGGCAACGACATCGAGCGGTTCTACCGCTACGGCCTGATGGCCAACCCGGAGCTGCGCATCTACAAGCCGTGGCTCGACGCGGCCTTCGTCGACGAGCTCGGCGGTCGCCACGAGATGAGCGAGTGGCTGGTCGCCCACGGCCTGCCCTACCGCGACGCCACCGAGAAGGCGTACTCCACCGACGCCAACATCTGGGGCGCCACCCACGAGGCCAAGACGCTCGAGCACCTCGACGTCTCGCTGGAGACCGTCGAGCCGATCATGGGCGTGAAGTTCTGGGACCCGTCCGTCGCGATCGAGGCCGAGGACGTCTCGGTCGGCTTCGAGGCGGGGCGCCCGGTCGCCCTCAACGGGCGGCGCTACGACGACCCGGTCGCCCTGGTGCTGGAGGCCAACGCCATCGGCGGACGCCACGGTCTCGGCATGTCCGACCAGATCGAGAACCGGATCATCGAGGCCAAGTCCCGCGGCATCTACGAGGCGCCGGGCATGGCGCTGCTGTTCACGGCGTACGAGCGACTGCTGAACGCGATCCACAACGAGGACACCCTCGCCAACTACCACCTCGAGGGTCGCAAGCTCGGCCGGCTGCTCTACGAGGGCCGCTGGCTGGACCCCCAGGCGCTGATGCTGCGCGAGTCGATCCAGCGCTGGATCGCCTCGCTGGTCACCGGCACCGTCACCCTGCGGCTGCGCCGTGGCGACGACTACACGATCCTGCGCACCGAGGGCGACAACTTCTCCTACCACCCCGAGAAGCTCTCCATGGAGCGCGTCGAGAACGCCGCCTTCGGCCCGACCGACCGGATCGGCCAGCTGACCATGCGCAACCTCGACATCGCCGACTCGCGCGCCAAGCTCGAGGCGTACGCCGGCCAGCCGCTCGACCAGGGCACCGTCCTCGTCGAGCACGGCACCCTCTTCGGCGAGCTGCCGGCCGGTGGCTTCGACCAGATCACCGCCAACCCGGAGGGCGGCGACGAGGGCGAGGCGATCCTCGAGGAGGTCGCCATGGAGCTCGGGACCGACTGA
- a CDS encoding arginine repressor, with protein MSEHALTPMTKSARQAIVVELLETREVRSQPELADLLGARGVHVTQATLSRDLVELDAVRVRSASGALVYAVPAEGGDRSPVTGESAASQHRLSRLASELLVSAEASANLVVLRTPPGAAQFLASAIDKVELADVLGTIAGDDTVLVIGRDPAGGDALAHKFTALAEGDTRKDSQS; from the coding sequence ATGAGCGAGCACGCCCTGACCCCGATGACGAAGAGCGCCCGGCAGGCGATCGTCGTCGAGCTCCTGGAGACCCGCGAGGTGCGCTCCCAGCCCGAGCTCGCCGACCTGCTGGGCGCCCGGGGCGTGCACGTCACCCAGGCCACGCTGAGCCGCGACCTGGTCGAGCTCGACGCGGTCCGGGTCCGCTCCGCCTCCGGCGCCCTCGTGTACGCCGTCCCCGCGGAGGGCGGCGACCGCTCCCCGGTGACGGGGGAGAGCGCCGCCTCCCAGCACCGCCTGTCGCGGCTGGCCTCGGAGCTACTGGTCAGCGCGGAGGCCAGCGCCAACCTGGTGGTGCTGCGCACCCCGCCCGGCGCCGCCCAGTTCCTGGCCAGCGCGATCGACAAGGTCGAGCTCGCCGACGTGCTCGGGACCATCGCCGGGGACGACACTGTGCTCGTGATCGGGCGCGATCCCGCCGGGGGAGACGCCCTGGCCCACAAGTTCACCGCACTCGCCGAGGGCGACACCCGAAAGGATTCACAGAGTTGA
- the argF gene encoding ornithine carbamoyltransferase, producing the protein MTRSFLRDDDLTPAEQAEVLDLAAKLKAEPYDHRPLAGPRTVAMIFDKPTLRTQASFAAGIAELGGHPMLVDGTLAGIGKRESVADVARVLGRQAAQIVWRTYAQASLDEMAAASGVPVVNALTDDFHPCQLLADLLTIREHKGELAGLTAAFLGDGACNMGNSWVLAGATAGMHLRISGPEGYVPSADMFARAGEIGAATGGSARAVTDPREAVTGADIVITDTWVSMGKEDERDARRAVFGPWSVTPDLVAAARPDAIVMHCLPAYRGMEIAAEVLDGPRSVVWDEAENRRHAQKAILTWLEGKRS; encoded by the coding sequence ATGACCCGCTCGTTCCTCCGCGACGACGACCTCACCCCGGCCGAGCAGGCCGAGGTCCTCGACCTCGCGGCCAAGCTCAAGGCCGAGCCCTACGACCACCGGCCGCTGGCCGGCCCGCGCACGGTCGCGATGATCTTCGACAAGCCGACCCTGCGCACCCAGGCGTCGTTCGCGGCCGGCATCGCCGAGCTCGGCGGGCACCCGATGCTGGTCGACGGCACGCTCGCGGGCATCGGCAAGCGGGAGTCGGTCGCCGACGTCGCCCGGGTCCTGGGCCGCCAGGCGGCCCAGATCGTGTGGCGGACCTATGCCCAGGCCAGCCTCGACGAGATGGCGGCCGCCTCGGGAGTGCCCGTGGTCAACGCGCTCACCGACGACTTCCACCCCTGCCAGCTGCTCGCCGACCTGCTCACCATCCGCGAGCACAAGGGCGAGCTGGCCGGCCTGACGGCCGCCTTCCTCGGCGACGGCGCCTGCAACATGGGCAACTCCTGGGTGCTCGCCGGCGCCACCGCCGGGATGCACCTCCGGATCAGCGGCCCCGAGGGCTACGTCCCCTCCGCCGACATGTTCGCCCGCGCCGGCGAGATCGGTGCGGCCACCGGCGGCTCGGCGCGCGCGGTCACCGATCCGCGTGAGGCGGTCACCGGGGCCGACATCGTCATCACCGACACCTGGGTCTCGATGGGCAAGGAGGACGAGCGCGACGCCCGACGCGCCGTGTTCGGCCCGTGGTCCGTGACGCCCGACCTGGTGGCGGCCGCGCGGCCCGACGCGATCGTGATGCACTGCCTGCCGGCGTACCGCGGCATGGAGATCGCCGCCGAGGTCCTCGACGGGCCGCGGAGCGTGGTGTGGGACGAGGCCGAGAACCGCCGCCACGCCCAGAAGGCGATCCTGACCTGGCTCGAGGGCAAGCGGTCCTGA
- a CDS encoding acetylornithine transaminase — MTATNPDNREWTERYAGALMNTFGPPKTVLVKGEGAHVWDADGREYVDLLGGIAVNALGHGHPRLVAAVTEQLQTLGHISNFFASAPQITLAERLVSLLGTEARVFFTNSGAEANEAAFKLTRRTGRTKIVATEGSFHGRTMGALALTSKLAYREPFEPLPGDVVFVPYGDSAALEAAVDRDTAAVLVEPVQGEAGVIVPPRDYLPAAQRIAHENGALLWLDEIQTGVGRTGTWFAHQNPALVDAPVTPDIVTLAKGLAGGIPIGACLATHGAGKLFDPGNHGTTFGGNPVAAAAALAVLDVIAEEDLLAHACAQGAALRAAAAADPRVTETRGEGLLIGLTLAEPKAAEVVTAAQDAGFLVNAATPERVRMAPPLNLPDADVAAFAAAWPAILDHVIDPSGVTA; from the coding sequence GTGACCGCCACGAACCCCGACAACCGGGAGTGGACCGAGCGCTACGCCGGCGCGCTGATGAACACCTTCGGCCCGCCCAAGACCGTGCTGGTGAAGGGTGAGGGCGCCCACGTCTGGGACGCCGACGGCCGGGAGTACGTCGACCTGCTCGGCGGCATCGCCGTCAACGCCCTCGGCCACGGCCACCCGCGCCTGGTCGCCGCCGTCACCGAGCAGCTGCAGACGCTGGGCCACATCTCGAACTTCTTCGCCAGCGCCCCCCAGATCACCCTCGCGGAGCGGCTGGTCTCGCTGCTGGGCACCGAGGCCCGGGTCTTCTTCACCAACTCCGGCGCCGAGGCCAATGAGGCCGCGTTCAAGCTCACCCGGCGTACCGGTCGCACCAAGATCGTCGCCACCGAGGGCTCCTTCCACGGACGCACGATGGGCGCGCTCGCGCTCACCTCCAAGCTCGCCTACCGCGAGCCGTTCGAGCCGCTCCCGGGCGACGTCGTCTTCGTCCCGTACGGCGACAGCGCGGCCCTCGAGGCCGCCGTCGACCGCGACACGGCGGCCGTGCTGGTCGAGCCGGTGCAGGGGGAGGCGGGCGTCATCGTGCCGCCCCGCGACTACCTCCCGGCGGCCCAGCGGATCGCCCACGAGAACGGGGCCCTGCTGTGGCTCGACGAGATCCAGACCGGCGTCGGCCGCACGGGCACCTGGTTCGCCCACCAGAACCCGGCCCTCGTGGATGCGCCCGTCACCCCCGACATCGTGACCCTCGCGAAGGGCCTGGCCGGCGGCATCCCGATCGGCGCCTGCCTCGCGACCCACGGCGCCGGCAAGCTGTTCGACCCCGGCAACCACGGCACCACCTTCGGCGGCAACCCGGTGGCCGCGGCCGCCGCGCTCGCCGTGCTCGACGTGATCGCCGAGGAGGACCTGCTCGCCCACGCGTGCGCCCAGGGTGCCGCGCTGCGTGCGGCCGCGGCCGCCGACCCGCGGGTCACCGAGACCCGTGGCGAGGGCCTGCTGATCGGGCTGACCCTCGCCGAGCCCAAGGCCGCCGAGGTGGTCACCGCCGCGCAGGACGCCGGCTTCCTCGTCAACGCCGCCACCCCCGAGCGGGTGCGGATGGCCCCGCCGCTCAACCTGCCCGACGCCGACGTCGCGGCCTTCGCGGCGGCCTGGCCGGCGATCCTCGACCATGTCATCGACCCGTCAGGAGTGACCGCATGA
- the argB gene encoding acetylglutamate kinase, producing the protein MNLEAPGKPDPFKAETLAGALPWLKAYHGKVVVIKYGGNAMTDEALKRAFAEDIAFLRFAGFRPVVVHGGGPQISTMLDRLGIESEFRGGLRVTTPEAMDVVRMVLVGQVQRELVGLINEHGPLAVGLSGEDAGLFTAEQTGTVVDGEEVDLGLVGEVAKVRPEAVLDLIEAGRIPVVSSVAPDIDGVVHNVNADSAAASLAAALGAEKLLVLTDVEGLYLDWPDPEEVIGEISPEALEEILPSLASGMIPKMSACLQAVRDGVKRATVVDGRQAHAVLLELFTDEGVGTQVLPGVTTKTRKAREALK; encoded by the coding sequence ATGAACCTCGAAGCCCCCGGAAAGCCCGACCCGTTCAAGGCCGAGACCCTCGCCGGCGCGCTGCCCTGGCTGAAGGCCTACCACGGCAAGGTCGTGGTGATTAAGTACGGCGGCAACGCCATGACCGACGAGGCACTCAAGCGCGCCTTCGCCGAGGACATCGCGTTCCTCCGCTTCGCGGGCTTCCGCCCCGTCGTCGTCCACGGCGGCGGGCCGCAGATCTCCACCATGCTCGACCGGCTCGGCATCGAGTCCGAGTTCCGCGGCGGCCTGCGGGTCACCACGCCCGAGGCGATGGACGTCGTACGCATGGTCCTCGTGGGCCAGGTCCAGCGTGAGCTGGTCGGCCTGATCAACGAGCACGGCCCGCTCGCGGTCGGGCTGTCGGGTGAGGACGCCGGGCTGTTCACCGCCGAGCAGACCGGCACCGTCGTCGACGGCGAGGAGGTCGACCTCGGCCTGGTCGGCGAGGTGGCCAAGGTCCGCCCCGAGGCGGTCCTCGACCTGATCGAGGCCGGCCGGATCCCCGTCGTGTCCAGCGTCGCGCCCGACATCGACGGCGTCGTCCACAACGTGAACGCCGACTCCGCCGCCGCCTCCCTGGCCGCCGCGCTCGGGGCCGAGAAGCTGCTCGTGCTCACCGACGTCGAGGGCCTCTACCTGGACTGGCCGGACCCCGAGGAGGTGATCGGCGAGATCAGCCCCGAGGCGCTGGAGGAGATCCTCCCGTCGCTGGCCAGCGGCATGATCCCGAAGATGAGCGCCTGTCTGCAGGCCGTGCGCGACGGGGTGAAGCGCGCGACCGTCGTCGACGGGCGCCAGGCGCACGCCGTCCTGCTCGAGCTGTTCACCGACGAGGGCGTCGGCACCCAGGTGCTGCCCGGCGTCACCACCAAGACCCGCAAGGCCCGGGAGGCCCTCAAGTGA
- the argJ gene encoding bifunctional glutamate N-acetyltransferase/amino-acid acetyltransferase ArgJ, with product MSITHPAGFVAAGAAIGLKSSGNKDLALVVNTGPTSDSASVFTSNRCKANPVLWSEQVVKDGVVRAVVLNSGGANCYTGPEGFQTTHQVAEKVGELVGIAAGDVVVCSTGLIGLVNDRQTLLDGVATVHARLSADGGPEAAEAIMTTDTVSKQVVVQGDGWSIGGMAKGAGMLAPALATMLVVITTDAVVPAADLDAALRAATRVSFDRLDSDGCQSTNDTVTLLASGASGVTPDLADFTAALTEACRSLAIQLLADAEGADHEIAITTVNAATEDDAVEVGRSVARSNLFKAAVFGKDPNWGRVLASVGTTGAAFDPADLDVAMNGVWVCRNSTPAEDPALVDLSARQVSVTIDLKSGAAEATVWTNDLTHAYVHENSAYSS from the coding sequence ATGAGCATCACCCACCCCGCCGGCTTCGTCGCCGCCGGCGCCGCGATCGGCCTGAAGTCCAGCGGCAACAAGGACCTCGCCCTCGTCGTCAACACCGGCCCCACCTCCGACTCCGCGTCGGTCTTCACCAGCAACCGCTGCAAGGCCAACCCGGTGCTGTGGAGCGAGCAGGTCGTCAAGGACGGCGTCGTGCGCGCCGTCGTCCTCAACTCCGGCGGCGCCAACTGCTACACCGGGCCCGAGGGCTTCCAGACCACCCACCAGGTCGCCGAGAAGGTCGGCGAGCTGGTCGGCATCGCCGCCGGCGACGTCGTGGTGTGCTCGACCGGCCTGATCGGCCTGGTCAACGACCGCCAGACCCTGCTCGACGGCGTCGCCACCGTCCACGCGCGGCTCTCCGCCGACGGCGGCCCCGAGGCGGCCGAGGCGATCATGACCACCGACACCGTGTCGAAGCAGGTCGTGGTCCAGGGCGACGGCTGGTCCATCGGTGGCATGGCCAAGGGTGCGGGCATGCTCGCCCCGGCGCTCGCCACCATGCTGGTCGTGATCACGACCGACGCCGTCGTACCCGCCGCCGACCTCGACGCCGCCCTGCGGGCCGCGACCCGGGTCTCCTTCGACCGGCTCGACTCCGACGGCTGCCAGTCCACCAACGACACGGTCACCCTCCTCGCGAGCGGCGCTTCCGGCGTGACGCCCGACCTCGCCGACTTCACCGCCGCGCTCACCGAGGCCTGCCGCTCGCTGGCGATCCAGCTGCTCGCCGACGCCGAGGGCGCCGACCACGAGATCGCGATCACCACCGTCAACGCGGCCACCGAGGACGACGCGGTCGAGGTCGGTCGCAGCGTCGCGCGGAGCAACCTGTTCAAGGCCGCCGTCTTCGGCAAGGACCCCAACTGGGGCCGGGTCCTCGCCTCCGTCGGTACGACGGGCGCCGCCTTCGACCCGGCCGACCTCGACGTCGCGATGAACGGCGTCTGGGTGTGCCGCAACAGCACCCCCGCCGAGGACCCCGCCCTCGTCGACCTGTCCGCCCGGCAGGTCAGCGTCACCATCGACCTGAAGTCCGGCGCCGCCGAGGCGACCGTCTGGACCAACGACCTCACCCACGCCTACGTCCACGAGAACAGCGCCTACTCCTCATGA
- a CDS encoding ACT domain-containing protein, with protein MTEQSSYSLSRYPETLAVVRLAAGAEIPLWAESSSVFSITATATETSLVCAGRSVPKKARHHKPLTAFCVDGELDLSAVGILVALLAPLAEAEIPVFTLSTFDTDWILVPTGMADQAEEAWRRSGHTVAPAVPA; from the coding sequence GTGACCGAGCAGAGCAGCTACTCCCTGTCCCGCTACCCCGAGACCCTCGCCGTCGTCCGGCTCGCCGCGGGCGCCGAGATCCCGCTGTGGGCGGAGTCGTCGTCGGTCTTCTCGATCACGGCGACGGCGACCGAGACCTCGCTGGTCTGCGCGGGGCGCAGCGTCCCCAAGAAGGCGCGCCACCACAAGCCGCTCACCGCGTTCTGCGTCGACGGCGAGCTGGACCTGTCCGCCGTCGGCATCCTGGTCGCGCTGCTCGCGCCGCTGGCCGAGGCCGAGATCCCGGTCTTCACGCTCTCCACCTTCGACACCGACTGGATCCTGGTGCCGACCGGGATGGCCGACCAGGCCGAGGAGGCCTGGCGACGATCGGGGCACACCGTCGCCCCGGCCGTCCCCGCCTGA
- the argC gene encoding N-acetyl-gamma-glutamyl-phosphate reductase has protein sequence MHMSKVRVAVAGASGYAGGEVLRLLLGHPGVEIGAVTAGSNAGERLGALQPHLLPLAERVLEPTTVEVLAGHDVVFLGLPHGQSGPLAEELTARNPEVVVVDCGADFRLEDAAAWERFYGSAHAGTWPYGLPELPGNRAALQGAKRVAVPGCYPTISSLALAPAVAAGLVVPDVVVVAASGASGAGKAAKAHLLGSELMGNTSAYGVGGVHRHTPEITQNLGRLTDAEVTVSFTPLLVPMARGILATCSAPLAGPVTAEEAHATYVKAYADEPFVHVLPAGQWPQTQAVLGSNAVHLQVAVDEAAGRLVAVGAIDNLAKGTAGAAVQCMNLALGLDETTGLSTVGLAP, from the coding sequence ATGCATATGAGCAAGGTGAGGGTCGCCGTCGCCGGCGCCAGTGGGTACGCCGGGGGTGAGGTGCTGCGGCTGCTGCTGGGCCACCCCGGGGTCGAGATCGGAGCGGTCACCGCGGGCAGCAACGCGGGGGAGCGCCTCGGTGCCCTCCAGCCCCACCTGCTGCCGCTCGCCGAGCGGGTCCTCGAGCCGACCACGGTCGAGGTGCTCGCGGGTCACGACGTGGTCTTCCTCGGGCTGCCCCACGGCCAGTCCGGCCCGCTCGCCGAGGAGCTCACCGCGCGGAACCCCGAGGTCGTCGTGGTCGACTGCGGCGCCGACTTCCGGCTCGAGGACGCGGCCGCGTGGGAGCGCTTCTACGGCAGCGCCCACGCCGGCACCTGGCCCTACGGCCTGCCCGAGCTCCCCGGCAACCGGGCCGCGCTCCAGGGCGCGAAGCGGGTCGCCGTGCCCGGCTGCTACCCGACCATCTCCTCGCTCGCCCTGGCGCCCGCCGTGGCCGCCGGGCTCGTCGTACCCGACGTGGTGGTGGTCGCCGCCTCCGGCGCGAGCGGCGCCGGCAAGGCCGCCAAGGCCCACCTGCTCGGCAGCGAGCTGATGGGCAACACGAGTGCCTACGGCGTCGGCGGGGTGCACCGCCACACCCCCGAGATCACCCAGAACCTCGGCCGGCTGACCGACGCCGAGGTCACGGTCAGCTTCACCCCGCTGCTGGTGCCGATGGCGCGCGGCATCCTCGCCACCTGCTCCGCGCCGCTCGCCGGCCCGGTCACCGCGGAGGAGGCGCACGCCACCTACGTCAAGGCGTACGCCGACGAGCCCTTCGTCCACGTGCTGCCCGCCGGCCAGTGGCCGCAGACCCAGGCGGTGCTCGGCTCCAACGCGGTCCACCTCCAGGTCGCCGTCGACGAGGCCGCCGGTCGGCTGGTCGCGGTCGGCGCCATCGACAATCTCGCGAAGGGCACCGCCGGCGCCGCCGTGCAGTGCATGAACCTCGCCCTGGGACTCGACGAGACCACGGGCCTGAGCACGGTAGGACTGGCCCCGTGA
- a CDS encoding ATP-binding cassette domain-containing protein — translation MNDILHPPTGGRELAVDATGLVKTFGSFRAVDGIDLQVARGEVFGVLGPNGAGKTTTLSMLATLLPIDAGRASIFGVDVASEPHRVRQLLGVTGQYASVDENLTATENLVLFARLLGHRRQGAYRIAADLLERFGLTEAATRQIKNFSGGMRRRLDLAASLIARPPLIFLDEPTTGLDPRTRGQMWDTIRELVAQGSTILLTTQYLDEADQLADRIAVIDAGRKVAEGTPEQLKSGVGSSTLHLRLAEREHTAAAAAVVERTLGEAPVLTPEAGGLNVALTHADQAGDVLIALRQAELSITAAAVRQPTLDEVFLALTGHHSEPQDHDQSEEVA, via the coding sequence ATGAACGACATCCTCCACCCTCCCACCGGGGGACGCGAGCTCGCGGTCGACGCCACCGGTCTGGTGAAGACCTTCGGCAGCTTCCGCGCGGTCGACGGGATCGACCTCCAGGTCGCGCGCGGCGAGGTCTTCGGCGTGCTCGGACCGAACGGCGCCGGGAAGACCACCACCCTGTCCATGCTCGCGACCCTGCTCCCCATCGACGCGGGCCGGGCCAGCATCTTCGGCGTCGACGTCGCGAGCGAGCCGCACCGCGTGCGCCAGCTGCTCGGCGTCACCGGCCAGTACGCGTCGGTCGACGAGAACCTGACCGCGACCGAGAACCTGGTGCTCTTCGCCCGACTGCTCGGGCACCGTCGGCAGGGGGCGTACCGGATCGCCGCCGACCTGCTGGAGCGCTTCGGCCTGACCGAGGCCGCGACCCGCCAGATCAAGAACTTCTCGGGCGGCATGCGGCGCCGGCTCGACCTGGCCGCCTCCCTCATCGCCCGCCCGCCGCTGATCTTCCTCGACGAGCCGACCACCGGGCTCGACCCACGCACCCGCGGCCAGATGTGGGACACCATCCGCGAGCTGGTCGCGCAGGGCTCGACCATCCTGCTCACCACGCAGTACCTCGACGAGGCCGACCAGCTCGCCGACCGGATCGCGGTCATCGACGCGGGGCGCAAGGTCGCCGAGGGCACGCCGGAGCAGCTCAAGTCCGGGGTCGGCTCCTCGACCCTCCACCTGCGCCTGGCCGAGCGCGAGCACACCGCCGCGGCCGCCGCCGTCGTCGAGCGGACCCTCGGCGAGGCGCCGGTGCTCACGCCCGAGGCCGGCGGGCTCAACGTGGCACTGACCCACGCCGACCAGGCCGGCGACGTGCTCATCGCGTTGCGCCAGGCCGAGCTGTCGATCACCGCCGCGGCGGTGCGCCAGCCGACGCTCGACGAGGTGTTCCTGGCGCTGACCGGGCACCACAGCGAGCCCCAGGACCACGACCAGAGCGAGGAGGTGGCGTGA